A single window of Ovis aries strain OAR_USU_Benz2616 breed Rambouillet chromosome 24, ARS-UI_Ramb_v3.0, whole genome shotgun sequence DNA harbors:
- the ZDHHC4 gene encoding palmitoyltransferase ZDHHC4 isoform X2: MLRVLHYLFHTRNYTFVILHLILQGMVYTEYTWEIFGLCQQLEFSLYYLFLPYLLLIVNLVFFTLSCVTDPGTITKANELLFLQVYEFDEVMFPKNVRCPTCDLRKPARSKHCSVCNRCVHRFDHHCVWVNNCVGAWNTRYFLSYLLTLTASAATMAVVSTVFLVRLVVMSDVYLQTYVDDLGHLQVVDTVFLVQYLFLTFPRIVFLVGFVVVLSFLLGGYLCFSLYLAAINQTTNEWHKGSQAWCQRCPHTARPPAAEPQAYRNIHSHGLWSNLREIFLPATARYERKKK, translated from the exons ATGCTAAGAGTGCTTCATTACCTCTTCCATACAAG AAACTACACCTTCGTTATCCTGCATCTCATCTTGCAAGGGATGGTTTATACCGAATACACCTGGGAAATATTCGGCCTCTGTCAACAGCTGGAGTTCTCTTTGTATTACCTTTTTCTGCCTTATCTGCTGCTGATTGTAAACCTGGTTTTTTTCACCCTAAGTTGTGTAACCGACCCTG GTACCATAACAAAAGCAAACGAATTACTGTTCCTTCAAGTTTATGAATTCGATGAAGTGATGTTCCCAAAGAACGTGAGGTGCCCTACTTGTGATTTAAGGAAACCAGCGCGGTCCAAGCACTGCA GTGTGTGCAACCGGTGTGTGCACCGGTTTGACCATCACTGTGTATGGGTGAACAACTGCGTCGGGGCCTGGAACACCCGGTACTTCCTCTCCTACCTCTTGACGCTGACGGCCTCGGCTGCCACCATGGCCGTGGTGAGCACCGTGTTCCTGGTCCGGCTGGTGGTGATGTCAGACGTGTACCTGCAGACCTATGTCGATGACCTCGGCCACCTGCAGGTTGTCGACACTGTCTTTCTTGTTCAG TACCTGTTCCTGACCTTCCCAAGGATCGTCTTCCTGGTGGGCTTTGTCGTGGTGCTGAGCTTCCTCCTGGGGGGCTACCTGTGCTTCTCTCTGTACCTGGCTGCCATTAACCAGACCACTAATGAGTGGCACAAAGGCAGCCAAGCCTGGTGCCAGCGCTGTCCTCACACGGCCAGGCCCCCAGCAGCGGAGCCCCAGGCCTACCGGAACATCCACTCGCATGGGCTTTGGAGCAACCTTCGGGAGATCTTTCTACCTGCTACTGCACGttatgagagaaagaagaaatag
- the ZDHHC4 gene encoding palmitoyltransferase ZDHHC4 isoform X1 → MDFLVLFLLYLALVLLGFVMICLASKTHYLQGLISRGAQIFSYIIPECLQRAMLRVLHYLFHTRNYTFVILHLILQGMVYTEYTWEIFGLCQQLEFSLYYLFLPYLLLIVNLVFFTLSCVTDPGTITKANELLFLQVYEFDEVMFPKNVRCPTCDLRKPARSKHCSVCNRCVHRFDHHCVWVNNCVGAWNTRYFLSYLLTLTASAATMAVVSTVFLVRLVVMSDVYLQTYVDDLGHLQVVDTVFLVQYLFLTFPRIVFLVGFVVVLSFLLGGYLCFSLYLAAINQTTNEWHKGSQAWCQRCPHTARPPAAEPQAYRNIHSHGLWSNLREIFLPATARYERKKK, encoded by the exons ATGGACTTTCTGGTTCTCTTCCTGCTCTACCTGGCTTTGGTGCTGCTTGGTTTCGTGATGATCTGCTTAGCTTCGAAAACCCATTACTTGCAAGGCCTGATCAGCAGAGGCGCACAG atattttcatatataattcCAGAATGTCTTCAGAGAGCCATGCTAAGAGTGCTTCATTACCTCTTCCATACAAG AAACTACACCTTCGTTATCCTGCATCTCATCTTGCAAGGGATGGTTTATACCGAATACACCTGGGAAATATTCGGCCTCTGTCAACAGCTGGAGTTCTCTTTGTATTACCTTTTTCTGCCTTATCTGCTGCTGATTGTAAACCTGGTTTTTTTCACCCTAAGTTGTGTAACCGACCCTG GTACCATAACAAAAGCAAACGAATTACTGTTCCTTCAAGTTTATGAATTCGATGAAGTGATGTTCCCAAAGAACGTGAGGTGCCCTACTTGTGATTTAAGGAAACCAGCGCGGTCCAAGCACTGCA GTGTGTGCAACCGGTGTGTGCACCGGTTTGACCATCACTGTGTATGGGTGAACAACTGCGTCGGGGCCTGGAACACCCGGTACTTCCTCTCCTACCTCTTGACGCTGACGGCCTCGGCTGCCACCATGGCCGTGGTGAGCACCGTGTTCCTGGTCCGGCTGGTGGTGATGTCAGACGTGTACCTGCAGACCTATGTCGATGACCTCGGCCACCTGCAGGTTGTCGACACTGTCTTTCTTGTTCAG TACCTGTTCCTGACCTTCCCAAGGATCGTCTTCCTGGTGGGCTTTGTCGTGGTGCTGAGCTTCCTCCTGGGGGGCTACCTGTGCTTCTCTCTGTACCTGGCTGCCATTAACCAGACCACTAATGAGTGGCACAAAGGCAGCCAAGCCTGGTGCCAGCGCTGTCCTCACACGGCCAGGCCCCCAGCAGCGGAGCCCCAGGCCTACCGGAACATCCACTCGCATGGGCTTTGGAGCAACCTTCGGGAGATCTTTCTACCTGCTACTGCACGttatgagagaaagaagaaatag